One Jeotgalicoccus saudimassiliensis DNA window includes the following coding sequences:
- the dxs gene encoding 1-deoxy-D-xylulose-5-phosphate synthase has product MNIYSIDEPAFLKDLNEKELVQLASDVREFLIESCAVTGGHIGANLGVVELTIALHKYFDSPSDKLIFDVGHQAYIHKILTGRSADFATLRQYKGLCGFPKMRESEHDVWEAGHSSTSLSAAMGFAKARDIKGEKNHVVPIIGDGALTGGMALEALNHIGSDKTNMTIILNDNEMSIAPNVGALHNMLGRMRTNTQYNKFKHGAEEFIERLPQVGTTLRDLADRFKDSTKYMFVDGIFFEELGIKYIGPVDGHNFEDLGAAIKTSKEYDGPVIIHVITKKGKGYHPAEHDKLGIWHGLGPYKIETGEVLGTKKTESWSAFMSNTVLDRAHKDESIVAMTPAMPVGSKLTKFQNELPERFFDTGIAEQHAVTMAAGMAAAGMKPYLAIYSTFLQRGYDQLLHDVDRQNLDVLLGIDRSGLVGADGETHQGVFDLSFIAPLPNITLMMPRDEKEAEMMIDLSFSTPGPMAIRYPRGNVHGIDMNEDRGPLEIGTWEVLREGTDAALVSYGPTLQTVMEAADKLSAEGIEVKVINARFIKPLDNAMLDTLGESGVPVFVIEEAMLTGGLGSMISSYMHDKMYTNKMQRLGIDNEYIEHGDVNLLLRDIGITAENIAGRTKQLTGETHEKNTNR; this is encoded by the coding sequence AACTTAGGTGTTGTTGAATTGACAATTGCACTTCATAAGTACTTTGATTCACCGTCGGATAAACTGATTTTCGATGTAGGGCATCAGGCCTATATACACAAAATATTAACGGGCAGAAGTGCGGATTTCGCTACGCTCAGACAATATAAAGGGTTATGCGGATTTCCTAAAATGCGTGAAAGCGAACACGATGTATGGGAAGCGGGTCATTCATCTACGTCTCTTTCAGCAGCTATGGGGTTTGCAAAAGCACGCGATATCAAAGGTGAAAAAAATCACGTTGTACCGATTATCGGAGACGGCGCGTTAACCGGCGGTATGGCGCTTGAAGCATTAAACCATATCGGCAGTGACAAAACGAACATGACGATTATTTTAAACGATAATGAAATGAGTATCGCTCCGAATGTCGGTGCGCTGCACAACATGCTCGGGCGCATGAGAACAAACACGCAGTACAACAAATTTAAACACGGTGCCGAAGAGTTTATCGAACGTCTGCCGCAGGTCGGCACGACGCTCCGGGACCTTGCAGACCGTTTTAAAGACAGCACAAAATATATGTTTGTCGACGGCATCTTCTTTGAAGAGCTCGGCATTAAATATATCGGTCCGGTGGACGGGCACAATTTCGAAGACCTCGGTGCTGCAATTAAAACATCGAAGGAATATGACGGACCGGTTATTATCCATGTAATTACAAAAAAAGGTAAGGGATATCATCCGGCAGAACACGATAAGCTTGGTATCTGGCACGGTCTCGGACCGTATAAGATTGAAACGGGAGAAGTGCTCGGTACGAAGAAGACCGAATCATGGAGTGCATTTATGTCGAATACTGTACTCGACCGTGCACATAAAGATGAATCGATCGTTGCAATGACACCGGCTATGCCGGTCGGCAGCAAGCTGACAAAGTTCCAGAACGAACTGCCGGAGCGTTTCTTTGATACGGGCATTGCTGAACAGCACGCTGTAACGATGGCTGCGGGAATGGCAGCTGCAGGAATGAAACCTTATCTTGCAATCTATTCGACGTTCCTACAGCGCGGTTACGATCAGCTGCTGCACGATGTCGACAGACAGAACCTCGACGTCCTGCTCGGAATTGACCGCAGCGGTCTTGTCGGGGCAGACGGTGAAACACACCAGGGTGTATTCGACTTAAGCTTTATTGCACCGCTGCCGAACATCACTTTAATGATGCCAAGAGACGAAAAGGAAGCTGAAATGATGATCGATCTGTCGTTTAGTACTCCGGGCCCGATGGCCATCCGTTATCCTAGAGGCAACGTGCACGGCATCGATATGAACGAAGACCGCGGGCCGCTTGAAATCGGTACGTGGGAAGTACTCCGTGAAGGGACGGATGCAGCGCTCGTTTCATACGGTCCGACACTGCAGACTGTTATGGAAGCAGCAGACAAATTAAGTGCAGAAGGCATCGAAGTTAAAGTGATCAACGCGCGCTTCATTAAACCGCTCGATAACGCTATGCTCGATACGCTCGGTGAGAGCGGTGTTCCTGTCTTCGTCATTGAAGAAGCGATGCTGACAGGCGGTCTCGGCAGCATGATTTCATCTTATATGCACGACAAAATGTATACGAATAAAATGCAGCGTCTCGGCATCGATAATGAGTATATCGAACACGGTGATGTGAATCTGCTGCTCCGTGATATCGGCATTACAGCGGAAAACATCGCCGGGCGTACGAAACAGCTGACAGGGGAAACGCATGAAAAAAATACGAATCGATGA
- a CDS encoding TlyA family RNA methyltransferase has translation MKKIRIDEYIFEHFNVGSLDVIQKLIMAGKVLNNNEPVYKASDKIAPDKANVRFKNVKQFVSRGGLKLKHAIDHFGLDLNDRVMLDIGSSTGGFTDCALQHGAKYVYAVDVGTNQLAYQLRIDERVCVMEQTNFKDTVIENFNPVPEVISIDVSFTSIVPILRHIKSLFSDTVEIAALIKPQFESYLEEREESGIITNLDTHTHVIERVLKECSALGLNSAGIERSPITGTKGNVEYLFYLTPAETEYAITDKDIKTVVYG, from the coding sequence ATGAAAAAAATACGAATCGATGAGTATATTTTTGAACATTTCAATGTCGGTTCACTCGATGTCATCCAAAAGCTGATCATGGCCGGAAAAGTATTGAATAATAACGAACCGGTCTATAAAGCTTCGGATAAAATAGCGCCGGACAAAGCGAACGTCAGATTTAAAAACGTGAAGCAGTTCGTTTCAAGAGGCGGTTTAAAACTGAAACATGCCATCGATCATTTCGGACTGGATTTAAATGACAGAGTCATGCTCGATATCGGTTCGTCGACAGGCGGGTTCACTGACTGTGCACTGCAGCACGGTGCGAAATATGTCTATGCCGTCGATGTCGGTACGAACCAGCTCGCTTATCAGCTCCGTATCGATGAGCGTGTCTGTGTGATGGAGCAGACGAATTTTAAAGATACGGTAATTGAAAACTTCAATCCTGTGCCGGAAGTTATTTCAATCGATGTCTCGTTTACATCGATCGTTCCGATTCTGAGACATATTAAGTCTCTGTTTTCCGACACGGTGGAAATCGCCGCTTTAATTAAGCCGCAGTTTGAAAGTTACCTTGAAGAACGTGAGGAGAGCGGCATTATTACGAACCTCGATACACATACACATGTCATCGAACGCGTACTGAAAGAATGCTCTGCACTCGGCCTTAATTCAGCCGGCATCGAACGTTCTCCGATTACCGGAACAAAAGGCAATGTAGAATATTTATTCTATCTGACACCTGCCGAAACTGAATATGCAATAACAGACAAAGACATCAAAACCGTCGTGTACGGCTGA
- the ahrC gene encoding transcriptional regulator AhrC/ArgR produces MSNKSIRQIKIREIITNNRIETQEELVDKLIEHKFNVTQATVSRDIKELQLIKVPSPGGEYVYSMPKDRQYHPLEKLGRYLMDSFVKLDFTGNLLVLKTLPGNAQSIGAIIDQLEWEEVIGTICGDDTCLLICRDEESQQLIKDRIFNLI; encoded by the coding sequence ATGTCTAATAAATCAATCAGACAAATTAAAATCAGGGAAATCATTACGAACAACCGCATCGAAACACAAGAAGAGCTTGTCGATAAACTTATCGAGCACAAGTTTAATGTGACTCAGGCTACAGTATCAAGAGACATAAAAGAGCTGCAGCTGATTAAAGTACCTTCACCGGGCGGGGAATACGTTTACAGTATGCCAAAAGACAGGCAGTATCATCCGCTCGAGAAACTCGGCCGCTATCTGATGGACAGTTTTGTAAAACTGGACTTCACAGGTAATCTTCTCGTTTTAAAAACACTGCCTGGTAACGCACAATCTATCGGTGCGATAATCGACCAGCTGGAGTGGGAAGAAGTTATCGGAACTATTTGCGGAGATGACACATGTCTCTTAATCTGCCGTGATGAAGAATCACAGCAGTTAATTAAGGATCGTATTTTTAATCTTATTTAA
- the recN gene encoding DNA repair protein RecN — protein sequence MLLRLSVQNFAVLENVELDFSRGMTVFTGESGAGKSKIIEAVSYLEGRRASADDIRYGSSGAVIEGVFDFPESDKLSSMLKSLGIEEDELYIVRREVMASSKSLIKINNQMVTLNNLKQIMALVLSIHSQSSQTEVLQKSEQIEYLDRYIGLGKENIFTDYRKHYEAYQQVKERIEELEYKDRNRLTQLELLKMQHAELSALELKEDEEEELENELEFLSNYENIHGALSQIKSLLVSEYPPQGMLYDINQSLDTVTKFDESYTSYKDTLMDAYYLLTELNSHVTNDLSSIDYDAERLNSIQSRLNQFNQMKRKFTKTYPGLLEFQQELQEDIDDLENISQSFTRLEEEQKELYLKMEQSAQKLHKYRAERKHFLESKLRRELNELEMPNVQFEISLKESHFNPLGFTDVEFLIATNKGEPLKPLNKIASGGEVSRVSLALRTIFSEFDSDSLIIFDEIDTGVSGQVAARMVEKMKLLSKQRQVLAISHLPQAAATADHLLHVEKNTDGERTHSTAGYLKYEDKIEEIARMISGSKITEAARLNAAELLKSSED from the coding sequence GTGCTGCTCAGATTAAGCGTGCAGAATTTTGCCGTACTTGAAAATGTTGAACTGGATTTCTCCAGAGGAATGACCGTTTTTACCGGCGAATCAGGTGCCGGTAAGTCGAAGATTATCGAAGCAGTCAGTTACCTTGAAGGCCGCCGTGCTTCTGCAGACGACATCCGTTACGGAAGCAGCGGTGCTGTCATTGAAGGTGTCTTTGACTTTCCTGAGAGTGACAAGCTAAGCAGTATGCTGAAGTCACTCGGTATTGAAGAAGACGAGTTGTATATCGTGAGACGCGAAGTCATGGCGAGCAGCAAAAGTCTGATTAAAATTAACAATCAGATGGTCACGCTGAATAACTTAAAACAGATTATGGCGCTGGTACTGTCAATTCACTCCCAGTCTTCGCAAACCGAAGTGCTGCAAAAGAGCGAACAGATCGAATACCTGGACCGCTATATCGGTCTCGGCAAAGAAAATATTTTTACAGATTACCGGAAACATTACGAAGCATATCAGCAGGTTAAAGAACGGATTGAAGAGCTCGAGTATAAAGACCGCAACCGTCTGACGCAGCTGGAGCTGTTAAAAATGCAGCATGCCGAACTTTCTGCGCTCGAGCTGAAAGAAGATGAAGAGGAAGAGCTTGAAAACGAGCTTGAGTTTTTATCCAATTACGAAAATATTCACGGCGCTCTCAGTCAGATTAAGTCACTGCTCGTCAGTGAATATCCTCCGCAGGGCATGCTGTACGATATTAATCAGTCGCTCGATACCGTGACAAAGTTCGACGAATCCTATACATCTTATAAAGATACACTGATGGATGCATATTATCTCTTAACGGAACTGAATTCGCATGTGACAAACGACCTGTCCTCAATCGACTATGATGCGGAGCGGCTGAATTCAATTCAGTCTCGTTTAAATCAGTTTAACCAGATGAAACGCAAGTTTACGAAAACTTACCCGGGTCTGCTCGAATTCCAGCAGGAGCTGCAGGAGGATATCGACGATCTTGAAAATATTTCGCAGTCGTTTACGAGACTGGAAGAAGAACAGAAGGAACTCTATTTAAAAATGGAGCAGTCCGCACAAAAACTGCATAAGTACAGAGCGGAGCGCAAGCATTTCCTTGAGAGCAAGCTGCGCCGTGAACTGAATGAGCTCGAAATGCCGAACGTGCAGTTTGAAATCAGTCTGAAAGAATCACATTTTAATCCGCTCGGTTTCACCGACGTTGAGTTTTTAATCGCTACAAATAAAGGCGAACCGTTAAAACCGCTGAACAAAATTGCTTCCGGCGGGGAAGTTTCACGCGTCAGCCTGGCACTCCGGACAATTTTCTCGGAGTTTGACAGCGACTCGCTGATTATTTTTGATGAGATCGATACCGGTGTCAGCGGTCAGGTTGCTGCACGCATGGTCGAGAAAATGAAATTGTTATCAAAACAGCGCCAGGTGCTGGCTATTTCACATCTGCCACAGGCAGCAGCAACTGCAGATCATCTGCTGCACGTCGAAAAGAATACTGACGGAGAACGCACGCATTCAACGGCAGGATATCTTAAATACGAAGATAAAATCGAAGAGATTGCACGCATGATCAGCGGCTCGAAAATTACTGAAGCCGCAAGGTTAAATGCCGCGGAATTACTAAAATCCAGTGAAGATTAA
- a CDS encoding DUF2627 domain-containing protein codes for MMKIIALIILVIPGIIAGVGIKLMRDSIFGIVIDPFTYTALQFFAGLIMTALGIWFIGGYLLYRERKNKRAQERFMKQTKKSGED; via the coding sequence ATGATGAAAATAATCGCCTTAATTATACTCGTCATTCCCGGCATTATTGCGGGAGTTGGAATTAAACTGATGCGGGACAGCATATTCGGTATCGTTATCGATCCGTTTACATACACTGCACTGCAGTTCTTCGCCGGTCTTATTATGACGGCACTTGGTATTTGGTTTATCGGAGGATATCTCCTCTACCGCGAGCGTAAAAACAAACGTGCACAGGAACGTTTCATGAAACAGACAAAAAAATCCGGTGAAGATTAA
- a CDS encoding phosphate acyltransferase translates to MNFDETLKINSSTRASIALVKAASEDLLELVTETAGELGIIWHLFDDEQTLKEMFSELNHDYKLHNITIHHSTDDTGAAQQAGRFIADGGADVLMKGLISTGVILKAVLNKELKLLDQELLSHVALFSMPNYHKPVIISDAAMNIDPDTETKIKIIENAVTASHRLGIEKPKVALLSAVEKLNEKIASTVTNDTIVSGHKFDNAIIDGPMQYDLAMSKSAAAIKGYTSEVAGDADILIMPHIDAGNILYKALVTTAGGHVAGMITGLKVPFVLTSRADSKEEKYNSIKLAIKMMEHNQEDV, encoded by the coding sequence ATGAATTTTGATGAAACATTAAAAATAAATTCCAGCACAAGAGCATCAATAGCACTCGTCAAAGCAGCCTCAGAAGATCTGCTTGAACTGGTCACGGAGACTGCAGGGGAACTCGGTATAATATGGCACCTGTTCGACGATGAACAGACGCTTAAAGAAATGTTCAGCGAATTAAACCATGATTATAAATTACATAACATCACGATTCACCACAGTACGGATGATACCGGCGCAGCACAGCAGGCCGGACGTTTTATTGCAGACGGCGGAGCGGATGTACTGATGAAAGGGCTCATTTCGACAGGTGTCATTTTAAAAGCAGTTTTGAACAAAGAACTTAAACTTTTAGATCAGGAACTGCTCTCTCACGTTGCACTGTTCAGCATGCCTAATTACCATAAACCGGTAATCATCAGCGACGCAGCGATGAATATCGATCCGGATACAGAAACTAAAATTAAAATAATAGAAAACGCAGTTACCGCATCACACAGGCTCGGAATTGAAAAACCAAAAGTTGCACTGCTTTCTGCGGTGGAAAAATTGAATGAAAAAATAGCTTCTACCGTCACAAATGATACAATAGTATCAGGTCATAAATTTGATAATGCAATTATCGACGGACCGATGCAGTATGATCTTGCAATGTCAAAATCAGCTGCAGCAATTAAAGGCTACACTTCAGAAGTAGCGGGGGATGCCGATATACTTATTATGCCGCACATCGATGCAGGCAATATACTGTATAAAGCACTCGTTACGACTGCCGGCGGCCACGTGGCCGGTATGATTACGGGACTTAAAGTACCGTTCGTACTGACTTCACGTGCTGATTCAAAAGAAGAAAAGTATAATTCAATTAAATTGGCAATTAAAATGATGGAACACAACCAGGAGGATGTTTAA
- a CDS encoding Leu/Phe/Val dehydrogenase, with translation MIFTEMEQGDYEQLVFCQDKASGLKAIICIHDTTLGPALGGIRFWNYEREEDAITDVLRLAKGMTYKNAAAGLNLGGGKAVVIGDASKDKSEAFFRSLGRYINNLGGRYIAAEDVGTTVEDMDFIYQETDYVCGVSEAYGSSGNPSPFTALGLFVATQRTAKEAFGSDDLTGKTVSVQGVGNVAYSLCKHLHEAGAKLIVTDINERAVQRAVDDFGAEAVGLDDIYSVEADIFAPCALGGILNDETIPELKVKAICGSANNQLLDIEKHGKMLQDAGIVYAPDYVVNSGGVINVADELEGYNKERATAKVKDVYNQIDKIFTIAKEENISPQHAADHLAEARIKAIQNVKSVYTQTDKNILSGRK, from the coding sequence ATGATTTTTACTGAAATGGAACAGGGCGATTACGAACAATTGGTATTTTGTCAGGATAAAGCAAGCGGACTTAAAGCAATCATTTGTATCCACGATACTACACTCGGACCGGCACTCGGCGGAATCAGATTCTGGAACTACGAACGTGAAGAAGATGCAATTACAGACGTGCTCCGTCTCGCTAAAGGAATGACATACAAAAATGCAGCTGCAGGACTTAACCTCGGCGGCGGTAAAGCAGTCGTTATCGGCGATGCTTCAAAAGACAAATCGGAAGCATTCTTCCGTTCACTCGGGCGTTACATCAACAACCTCGGCGGCCGTTATATCGCAGCTGAAGACGTTGGCACAACAGTTGAGGACATGGATTTCATTTACCAGGAAACTGATTACGTCTGCGGTGTCAGCGAAGCATACGGCTCAAGCGGTAACCCGAGCCCGTTCACGGCTCTCGGATTATTCGTTGCAACGCAGCGGACTGCTAAAGAAGCATTCGGCAGTGACGACCTGACAGGTAAAACAGTTTCTGTGCAGGGTGTCGGCAACGTCGCTTACAGTCTCTGTAAACACCTGCATGAAGCAGGCGCGAAATTAATTGTTACTGATATTAACGAAAGAGCTGTACAGCGTGCAGTGGATGACTTCGGTGCTGAAGCTGTCGGTCTCGATGATATTTACAGCGTTGAAGCTGATATCTTTGCACCATGTGCACTCGGCGGAATTTTAAATGACGAAACTATTCCCGAGCTGAAAGTTAAAGCAATCTGCGGAAGTGCGAACAACCAGTTACTGGACATTGAAAAACACGGGAAGATGCTGCAGGATGCAGGTATCGTTTACGCACCGGACTATGTAGTAAACTCAGGCGGGGTAATTAACGTTGCAGACGAACTTGAAGGGTACAACAAAGAACGTGCCACTGCGAAAGTCAAAGACGTTTACAACCAGATAGACAAGATCTTTACGATTGCAAAAGAAGAGAACATTTCACCGCAGCATGCAGCGGATCACCTGGCTGAAGCCCGTATTAAAGCAATCCAGAACGTGAAGAGCGTGTACACTCAAACTGATAAAAACATCCTTTCCGGAAGAAAATAG
- the buk gene encoding butyrate kinase, which translates to MKKFILVLNLGSTTTKVALFRDLNCHIVKTYSHDKELISQGINEQKAVRYDTIIQFLNESNVNPEEISIVAARGGLLQPVEGGTYLVNDDMLNDLTSGKYGEHASNLSGILAAEFAGNYNIEAVITDPVVVDELSVQAQYTGIEGIRRTSIFHALNQKAVARKYASSAGKNYEDLNLIVIHMGGGITVGAHHLGRVIDVNNGLNGDGPMSPTRAGSLPAAGLLKYIDRNNLSHQEFNKLISKKGGLLSHLNTEDVRDITADIDNGDAHSAEVLEAMAFQIGKEIGAKAAVLHGEIDQIIFTGGVSYSEYVMDLIKPYISFLAPVTVYPGELEMEALAYGAYTVEQDRSLLKTYKAEVSHD; encoded by the coding sequence ATGAAAAAGTTTATACTTGTATTAAATCTCGGGAGTACAACGACGAAAGTTGCGCTCTTCCGGGATTTAAATTGCCATATAGTTAAGACCTACTCCCATGACAAGGAGCTAATCAGTCAGGGCATTAACGAGCAGAAGGCAGTACGTTATGACACAATCATTCAATTTTTGAACGAGAGCAATGTTAATCCGGAAGAAATCAGTATCGTCGCAGCACGCGGCGGTCTGCTGCAGCCGGTTGAAGGCGGCACGTATTTAGTCAACGATGATATGCTTAATGATTTAACATCGGGTAAATACGGCGAGCATGCCTCGAATTTAAGCGGTATTCTGGCAGCTGAATTTGCCGGCAATTATAACATTGAAGCAGTAATTACTGATCCTGTCGTTGTTGATGAGCTGTCTGTTCAGGCACAGTATACCGGTATTGAAGGCATCAGACGCACATCGATTTTCCACGCTCTGAACCAAAAAGCAGTGGCGAGAAAATATGCGTCTTCCGCCGGTAAAAATTACGAAGACTTAAACTTAATCGTCATTCATATGGGCGGCGGCATTACAGTCGGGGCACATCACCTCGGCCGTGTAATCGATGTAAACAACGGCTTAAACGGTGACGGACCGATGAGTCCGACACGCGCAGGCAGTCTGCCGGCAGCAGGGCTGTTAAAATACATCGACAGAAATAATTTGTCGCATCAGGAATTCAATAAACTTATTTCAAAAAAGGGCGGTCTCCTGTCTCATTTAAACACTGAGGATGTCCGTGATATTACAGCAGATATCGACAATGGAGATGCACACAGCGCCGAAGTACTGGAAGCGATGGCATTTCAGATTGGCAAGGAAATCGGTGCAAAGGCAGCGGTGCTGCACGGTGAGATCGATCAGATTATTTTCACCGGCGGTGTCAGCTACAGTGAATACGTAATGGATTTAATCAAACCTTACATTTCATTCCTTGCACCGGTTACCGTGTATCCGGGTGAACTGGAAATGGAAGCACTGGCATACGGTGCATATACGGTTGAACAGGACAGATCGTTGCTTAAGACTTATAAAGCGGAGGTTTCACATGACTAA
- the lpdA gene encoding dihydrolipoyl dehydrogenase produces MTKNYDTVIIGGGTGGYVTAIKLSQLGHQVAVVEKSSLGGTCLNKGCIPTKSFLKSADVINTMKNADLYGIAPNEPSVEIAKIIERKDEIVNKMQNGIKYLLDKNKVDVYEGTATVLGPSLFSPLAGAVSVSYADEEKESDILVNDFVVIAAGSKPAELPFMPFDGKVILSSDDLMYLEDVPKKIAIVGGGIIGVEFATVLNAFGSDVTIIEASEQILPTEDKDVAQAVKKSLTESGVTIHTGVKLSEEGTAVKDDSVSLQIDGAETLFDKAVVAIGRKANTAELGLQNTKVKLENGIIEVNEFQQTKESHIYAIGDVTSSPQLAHVAIEEGLIAAEHITDNNPLTLNYSNVPRCIYTSPEVASIGHTTEALKAQNTDFKTHKLPLSSIAKAVIEDGGEGFIKLNVSPSGDILGASIVGANATELINQLSLAKFMDASALELSSAVFAHPSVGEIIKEIGLDAEGIAIHV; encoded by the coding sequence ATGACTAAAAACTACGATACAGTCATTATCGGCGGCGGCACAGGCGGCTACGTGACAGCGATTAAACTCAGCCAGCTCGGTCATCAGGTTGCAGTTGTTGAAAAAAGCAGTCTCGGCGGTACATGCCTGAACAAAGGCTGTATTCCAACAAAGAGCTTTTTAAAGAGTGCAGATGTTATCAATACGATGAAAAATGCGGACCTGTACGGCATAGCACCGAATGAACCGTCAGTTGAAATAGCAAAAATTATCGAACGTAAAGATGAGATTGTTAATAAGATGCAAAACGGTATTAAATATCTGCTCGATAAAAATAAAGTGGACGTATACGAGGGTACGGCAACTGTACTCGGACCGTCATTATTTTCACCGCTTGCAGGCGCTGTCAGTGTCAGCTATGCGGATGAAGAAAAAGAAAGCGACATACTCGTTAACGACTTCGTCGTAATCGCTGCAGGTTCAAAACCGGCAGAACTGCCGTTTATGCCGTTTGACGGCAAAGTGATTTTATCGAGCGATGACCTGATGTATTTAGAGGACGTGCCGAAAAAAATCGCCATTGTCGGCGGAGGCATAATCGGGGTGGAATTTGCGACTGTACTGAATGCATTCGGTTCTGATGTAACGATTATTGAGGCGTCAGAACAAATTCTGCCGACAGAAGATAAAGACGTGGCACAGGCGGTGAAAAAATCACTGACTGAGAGCGGCGTAACGATTCACACAGGCGTTAAACTGTCAGAAGAAGGCACAGCGGTTAAGGATGACAGTGTATCGCTGCAGATCGATGGTGCAGAAACGTTATTCGACAAAGCAGTTGTTGCGATCGGCCGGAAGGCAAATACAGCTGAACTCGGACTTCAGAACACGAAAGTCAAACTCGAAAACGGTATAATCGAAGTGAACGAGTTTCAACAGACGAAAGAATCGCACATTTACGCGATCGGCGATGTGACATCATCACCGCAGCTCGCACACGTTGCCATAGAGGAAGGGTTAATTGCAGCAGAACACATTACCGACAATAATCCGCTTACGCTTAATTACAGCAATGTACCGCGATGTATCTATACATCACCGGAAGTCGCTTCCATTGGTCATACCACTGAGGCGCTGAAAGCACAAAATACAGATTTTAAAACTCATAAATTACCGCTGTCGTCAATCGCCAAAGCAGTAATCGAAGACGGCGGGGAAGGGTTTATTAAATTAAATGTCTCACCGTCAGGAGATATATTGGGCGCGTCGATTGTCGGCGCCAATGCAACGGAACTGATTAACCAGCTGTCGCTTGCAAAATTTATGGATGCATCTGCACTTGAACTGTCGAGTGCGGTATTCGCACATCCGTCAGTCGGAGAAATCATTAAAGAAATCGGACTCGATGCCGAAGGTATCGCAATCCACGTTTAG
- a CDS encoding thiamine pyrophosphate-dependent dehydrogenase E1 component subunit alpha — MLSYKETDLTETDLQEMYKTMLLSRRLDERMWLLNRAGKLPFVISCQGQEATQVGAAFALDKKVDIINPYYRDLALVTHFGMTPEETMLSAFARGADVQSGGRQMPGHFSKKASNIMTQGSAVTTQIPHAVGASYVFKMDGEKRVSLATLGEGSTSQGDFHEGMNFAGVHKLPFICLIENNKYAISVPTHLQYAAEKLSDRAIGYGMHGEQVDGNDPIAVYKVMQEARERAVNGDGPSLIEAMSIRLTPHSSDDDDKYRESEELLKNKEDDCLETFKQYLFDEKVIDEAWLETVESEIKDTVNKATKAAEAAPYAEPEHALKHVYEEVNNG; from the coding sequence TTGTTATCTTATAAAGAAACAGATTTAACAGAAACAGACTTACAGGAAATGTACAAAACGATGCTGCTCTCACGCCGTCTTGATGAGCGTATGTGGCTGTTAAACCGTGCAGGTAAACTGCCGTTTGTAATTTCATGTCAGGGTCAGGAAGCGACTCAGGTCGGTGCAGCTTTCGCACTGGATAAAAAAGTCGATATTATAAATCCGTACTACAGAGATCTGGCACTCGTTACGCATTTTGGCATGACGCCGGAAGAGACTATGCTGTCGGCATTTGCACGCGGTGCCGATGTTCAGAGCGGCGGCCGTCAGATGCCCGGTCACTTCAGTAAAAAAGCGAGCAATATTATGACGCAGGGTTCTGCCGTAACGACGCAGATACCACACGCTGTCGGTGCGAGCTACGTATTTAAGATGGACGGGGAGAAGCGCGTTTCACTGGCAACTCTTGGTGAAGGTTCAACTTCCCAGGGGGATTTCCACGAAGGTATGAACTTTGCAGGGGTGCACAAGCTGCCGTTTATCTGTCTGATTGAAAACAACAAGTACGCAATCAGCGTACCGACACACCTGCAGTATGCTGCAGAAAAACTGTCGGACCGTGCAATCGGTTACGGTATGCACGGAGAACAGGTCGACGGTAACGATCCGATTGCTGTGTATAAAGTAATGCAGGAAGCAAGAGAACGTGCAGTTAACGGCGACGGCCCCTCATTAATCGAAGCGATGTCCATCCGTTTAACGCCGCACTCATCAGATGATGACGATAAATACCGTGAATCAGAAGAACTTCTGAAAAATAAAGAAGACGACTGTCTGGAAACATTTAAGCAGTACCTCTTCGATGAGAAAGTGATCGATGAAGCGTGGCTTGAAACAGTCGAGTCGGAAATAAAAGATACTGTTAACAAAGCGACAAAAGCAGCCGAAGCTGCACCGTACGCAGAGCCGGAACATGCTTTAAAACACGTTTATGAGGAGGTCAACAATGGCTAA